The window AAATCACTTGAAGATgagacagaaaataaacaaacTAGTTATATTTTAATTTAACCCGCAAAGGCTTCATAACACTGCAGCCCTTAAAACCTACTGATCTTAGGTTATTCTACCCTACATGACAGTACTTTGTGTTTTAAGAACAGGTTGTGGGTGCCATTATTTTACTTAACGAAACACTGGGATGATGTTCAACTCTGGGTATCCGACTTagggggaaaaatatatataactgcAAAAATGTAAAGCCAACCAACCCTTTCGGTGATCCAAATCTCAATTTGGAAAATCACACTGAATTTCGTTCTTAAGTATTTTAAGTTAATTCGCTTTTATTTAAGTCACGGTGCTGTTTGGCACCCGATTATGTTCATCTACAGTTGCCCAAGAAGGTACAGTAAACCACCATGGCATGTAATAGTCTGGTTAGAATTTTGTAATCCATTCTTGTTTGTTTTGGTTCTTGTTTAACATACCAGTATTCTATGATACTACAATCCGGTGGCCGGAGAAACTGATTTTTTAGATAGGCCTACTGGGCATATTCAACATGCCATGCAACATcaaaaagaaaagagaaaaaagTATATGTGATGCACTGCTTGGATCATTAGCACTCTTTGTGAGGAAGACATGAGGCCGAGTCCAAATAAACATGAAAAACGGAAATAATAAAGTACAAAAATGGTGACAGTTAAGAGTTTAGATCAATGTCATTCACTCAAAAAGAAAATCTAGCCACTAACATATGAAATGTGTTTTGACTGAAGACAGCAGCACTATCCTTGTAAGGTCAGGGAACCGGTTCAGAAGCCCAAATTATGAATAAGTAATTAAGACTGACTCTGGATCGAAAGTGGAGTACTGTACCTTTTATCGGGGCTCTAAAGTATTACATTCCGTTAAGTGATATCAGTATTGTGGCATGGCCAAGCAGCCCGAAAGGGGTTGGCGGATGGGACAGGAGAGGGAGTCATCATTTTGAATGAGGGAGAGGAGTATGGGGAGAAGTTGTGGCAAATGCTGGCTGTTACCAGATGGTGTACCCACCATTGGAACCACCCATGAAGAAGTTGTTCTTGCGCTGTGTCATCATGACGTTGGCACCCTGCATGGCGGCCAGCTGAGCTGCATTAGGCATGTGGCCAGGAGGTGGGGGCTGTGATGTGTTTaggtgagggagaaagaaagTCACATGCATGAGTAACTTTACCAATATCTGTTAATCAACAACACAGGCAATATACTtggctcctcccttgtacttatTATGGTTATCGATTACTTTCCTCTCACGTGGTTGTCTAAGTCTAAAGTAGACACAAACTGAAAGGAAACAACAAAAACCAGCAAACACGCCACCCACCAGGAATTGAGCTTGACACCTCTGATATAGGCATGGTGTTTTGCAGATACTCACAGGGATGGAAGCACTGTTGCTTTGACCAAATCGAGCACCAGCATCATATCCTCCCTCCACTAGCACAGTGGAGCCAGGGGGATACATGGCTCCCATGGGGTAGTATGCCATGGGGACGTTGTGGCCCATTGGTCCAACAGCCATGGACTGGGGCAGTTGCATGTACATCTGAGTGCCAGGGTACTGGGCCATTTGCTGTAGCTGGCCAGCCTGAGATGGGTGCACATACCTGGGCTGATAAATCTTTGGAGTAATGAAAAGAGGATGAAAGGGGGAGTGTTAGACAGtctgtcagtgtgtttgtattgatATGATTGT of the Oncorhynchus kisutch isolate 150728-3 linkage group LG17, Okis_V2, whole genome shotgun sequence genome contains:
- the LOC109908211 gene encoding DAZ-associated protein 2, with translation MNNKGSYPQQAVYPQQSSAPIYPPAMQVSPQAPPYTDAPPAYSEIYQPRYVHPSQAGQLQQMAQYPGTQMYMQLPQSMAVGPMGHNVPMAYYPMGAMYPPGSTVLVEGGYDAGARFGQSNSASIPPPPPGHMPNAAQLAAMQGANVMMTQRKNNFFMGGSNGGYTIW